The proteins below come from a single Molothrus ater isolate BHLD 08-10-18 breed brown headed cowbird chromosome 3, BPBGC_Mater_1.1, whole genome shotgun sequence genomic window:
- the MPC1 gene encoding mitochondrial pyruvate carrier 1, whose protein sequence is MAAALGRKAVDYVRSKEFRDYLMSTHFWGPVANWGLPVAAFNDMKKSPEIISGRMTFALCCYSLTFMRFAYKVQPRNWLLFACHFTNEIAQLIQGGRLIKYRLEKKN, encoded by the exons ATGGCGGCGGCGCTGGGCCGTAAGGCCGTGGACTATGTGCGCAGCAAGGAGTTCAGGGACTACCTGATGAG TACG CACTTTTGGGGGCCAGTTGCCAACTGGGGTCTTCCTGTTGCTGCTTTTAATGATATGAAGAAATCGCCAGAAATTATTAGTGGCAGAATGACGTTTG CACTTTGTTGTTACTCCTTGACTTTCATGAGATTTGCCTACAAAGTGCAGCCAAGAAACTGGCTTCTTTTTGCATGCCACTTCACTAATGAAATTGCACAACTTATTCAAGGAGGACGACTGATCAAATACAG GCTGGAGAAAAAGAACTAA